Below is a genomic region from Polluticoccus soli.
TTTTTAGGATATGATGAACCGCGCTCAATTAGTTTCAGCCATCCGCGCCAAGAAGTCGGTGCTTTGTGTAGGCCTTGATACAGACCTCGAAAAGATACCTAAGCACCTGTATGCGGAAGAAGATCCCGTGTTTGCTTTCAATAAAGCGATCATCGATGCTACCAAAGATTATACGGTTGCATATAAGATCAATACTGCTTTCTACGAGTCGCAGGGTGTGAAGGGCTGGATCAGCATGGGCAAAACGCTCGATTATATTCCTAAAGACATATTCACCATTGCTGATGCTAAACGCGGCGACATAGGCAATACCGCCGATCAATACGCCAAGACATTCTTCAGTACTTACCCGTTTGATAGCGTAACTGTTGCTCCCTACATGGGCGCCGACAGCGTAAAGCCTTTCCTGCAATACGATGGCAACTGGGCTATCGTGCTGGGGCTGACATCAAACCCTGGTAGCGGCGACTTCCAGCTGCAGCAGTGTGGCGGCGAGTTGTTGTACGAAAAAGTACTGCAAACAGTGGCGGGCTGGGGCAACCCCGGCAACCTGATGTTCGTAATAGGTGCTACCCGCAAAGAGCAACTGCGCGACATCCGCAACATGCTGCCGGAGCACTTCTTCCTGGTACCGGGTGTAGGCGCACAAGGCGGTGATGTACCAACGGTATGCGAGAACGCGATGAACAAAGACGGAGGCATCCTGATCAACGTATCGCGCGCCATCATCTTTGCCGGCAATGATGCAGACTTTGCGAAACGTGCAGGTGAGGCTGCTGCGGAATACCAGGAACAAATGGCGGCTTATTTGTAATTTGAGGGGGTAAACCACCCCTATGCAAGAAAAGTTACTGCAGTTCATCTGGCGATACAGCCTGTACCAACCCGGTGATCTATCTACCGATGATGGCGAAACAATCACCATCATTAACTCCGGCAGGTACAATACCAACGCAGGCCCCGACTTCCTCGAGGCCAAAGTACGCGTAGGCAATACCGTACTCGCAGGACATATAGAGCTGCACATCAACGCGAGCGACTGGAACAAACACGGCCACCAGGACGACCCCGCTTACCAGAACATTATACTGCATGTGGTATATAACAATGATACAGCCCGGGTAGTAGATAATGTACCCGTGCTCGAGCTGGCAAAGCACATCCCGGCGTCGATCATCGAGCAGCACGGCAATTTTATCAAGGCAACTGC
It encodes:
- the pyrF gene encoding orotidine-5'-phosphate decarboxylase: MMNRAQLVSAIRAKKSVLCVGLDTDLEKIPKHLYAEEDPVFAFNKAIIDATKDYTVAYKINTAFYESQGVKGWISMGKTLDYIPKDIFTIADAKRGDIGNTADQYAKTFFSTYPFDSVTVAPYMGADSVKPFLQYDGNWAIVLGLTSNPGSGDFQLQQCGGELLYEKVLQTVAGWGNPGNLMFVIGATRKEQLRDIRNMLPEHFFLVPGVGAQGGDVPTVCENAMNKDGGILINVSRAIIFAGNDADFAKRAGEAAAEYQEQMAAYL